Proteins from a genomic interval of Nautilia sp. PV-1:
- a CDS encoding UDP-2,3-diacylglucosamine diphosphatase: MKSEKLKVKKIELKDKAAVIADVHYKKGDKKFLNLLKKWIENPPPQVFFLGDVFHLLLPFAYLKNYNKEAVNLINELSKKTEVFYTPGNHDFNIEKIFPNAVFADAFFDDKKNIFLTHGDLTDTDSLYRMYVKIIRNETVEKILNVISLNFINNWMFKKILSKKISCKKLENFEKKIKEKLKLYDYGIIIEGHYHQNRILHFQDREYINLPAFICTKSYILIQLDNNPIIKEIGYDGR, from the coding sequence GTGAAAAGTGAAAAATTAAAAGTTAAAAAAATTGAACTGAAAGACAAAGCGGCCGTAATTGCCGACGTGCATTATAAAAAAGGGGATAAAAAGTTTTTAAATCTTTTAAAAAAATGGATTGAAAACCCGCCTCCTCAGGTGTTTTTTCTGGGGGATGTTTTTCATCTTCTTCTGCCTTTTGCCTATTTGAAAAATTATAATAAAGAAGCCGTAAACCTTATAAATGAACTCTCTAAAAAAACGGAAGTGTTTTATACTCCGGGAAACCATGATTTTAATATAGAAAAAATTTTTCCAAACGCGGTTTTTGCCGATGCTTTTTTTGACGATAAAAAAAATATTTTTTTAACGCACGGCGATTTAACCGATACCGATTCTTTGTACAGGATGTATGTAAAAATTATAAGAAACGAAACAGTTGAAAAAATATTGAATGTGATTTCCCTGAACTTCATAAACAACTGGATGTTTAAAAAAATTCTTTCTAAAAAAATAAGCTGTAAAAAGCTTGAAAATTTTGAAAAAAAAATTAAAGAAAAGTTAAAATTATACGATTATGGTATAATTATTGAAGGTCATTACCATCAAAACAGAATATTACATTTTCAAGACAGAGAGTATATAAATTTGCCGGCATTTATTTGCACTAAAAGCTATATTTTAATACAATTAGACAATAATCCGATAATAAAGGAAATAGGATATGATGGACGATAA
- a CDS encoding chemotaxis protein translates to MMDDKTLKVGSNELELVDFRLYKKEPNGGIYEGVYGINVAKVREIIKMPELTELPGSEDYIEGIFDLRGVVVPVVDLAKWMGITVPSEDEAPIKKRVIITEFNNILIGFIVHDAKRIRRISWADIEPAQFGVGQGKLDRSKITGITRIENGEILLILDLESIVEEMGLFEANLEDVDLDSIQKFSGMVLLVDDSATARRIERDALEKMGFEVIEATNGEEGLQKLEELYAVYRDNLKDKLKLILSDVEMPKMDGYHMAAKIHADERFKDIPLVFSSSISDAFSDIRGKAVGAEGYLVKFDSNKFYQQIADILQNHKENNS, encoded by the coding sequence ATGATGGACGATAAAACGCTAAAAGTAGGCTCTAACGAATTAGAACTTGTCGATTTCAGACTTTATAAAAAAGAACCGAACGGCGGTATTTATGAAGGTGTTTACGGTATTAACGTTGCTAAAGTAAGAGAAATTATAAAAATGCCTGAACTCACTGAGCTGCCTGGAAGCGAAGATTATATTGAAGGGATTTTCGATTTAAGGGGAGTGGTTGTCCCTGTCGTTGATCTGGCAAAATGGATGGGAATTACGGTGCCGAGCGAAGATGAGGCTCCTATTAAAAAAAGAGTGATTATTACGGAATTTAATAATATCCTTATAGGTTTTATCGTTCATGACGCTAAAAGAATCAGAAGAATCAGCTGGGCGGATATCGAACCGGCTCAGTTCGGTGTCGGCCAGGGAAAACTGGACAGAAGTAAAATCACCGGTATTACAAGAATAGAAAACGGCGAAATTCTTTTAATACTTGATTTGGAAAGTATTGTTGAAGAAATGGGTCTTTTTGAAGCAAATCTTGAAGACGTTGATTTGGATTCTATTCAAAAATTCAGCGGTATGGTGTTGCTTGTGGACGACTCTGCTACGGCCAGAAGAATAGAAAGAGACGCGCTTGAAAAAATGGGATTTGAAGTTATTGAGGCAACAAACGGAGAGGAAGGCCTTCAAAAGCTTGAAGAGTTATATGCAGTATACAGGGATAATTTGAAAGACAAATTAAAACTTATCCTTAGCGACGTTGAAATGCCTAAAATGGACGGATATCATATGGCGGCTAAAATACATGCGGATGAAAGATTTAAAGATATTCCTCTTGTGTTCAGTTCGTCTATTTCCGACGCATTCAGCGATATAAGAGGTAAGGCCGTAGGTGCTGAAGGATATCTTGTTAAATTCGATTCAAATAAATTTTATCAGCAGATTGCGGATATTTTACAAAACCATAAAGAAAATAATTCTTAA